The proteins below are encoded in one region of Leptolyngbya sp. CCY15150:
- a CDS encoding tetratricopeptide repeat protein yields the protein MNAKLLSLLTSLLVMPAAVVLLPSAPVEAQVTVAQTDAAALLDEGDRLLQQGVQQYQVSEFQAALQSWQQALELYQDPFVQTAFPQESRQGEGNALRRLGNVDFVLGQHEQAIDLYEQALEIAREVEDHQGEGYVLNNLGNISSVLGQYDQSIDFYEQALEVACKMGDRRGEGDALDGLGNAYWLLGQYQQAIDLYEQSLTIFREIDDRQEEGTVLHNLGNAYADLGQYQQAIDFYEHSLAIFREIDDREGEGAALGGLGNAYTALSQYQQAIAFHEQRLTIARDIGDRQGEGNALNNLGIIYDYLGQYQQAIDFYEQRLAIARNIGDRQGEGATLSNLGIIYNQLGQYQQAIDFYTQSLALAHDIDDHAGDRALLDNLGIAYLNLSQYQQAIAFHEQSLVIAREINDRQGEGEALSNLGNAYLNLDQYQQAIGFYEQSLAIFREIGNRQGEGTVLGNLGVTYRNLDQSQEALEKYQQALTVAQEIGDRSSEGLWLSNIGFLLAQQDQPELAIVFYKQSVNVRESIRADIRGLSQEQQQSYTETIAADYRALVDLLLQQNRILEAQRVLDLLRVQELDDYLHGVRSTAQTESGITLRDPEQDISNRVIAVGYELAQLRDIPPSQLTDVQLQRLGELDTTQRELSADFQGFLNSPEIQTLVAQLDTSLQEQDILARADEFINLQNNLRAIDQNAVMIYPLILEDRLELVLVTPFSEPARYPVSVDSADLNTAIVEFRQALDDPRSDPRAIAQQLYTWLIAPMENDLEAIGAETILYAPDGALRYIPLAVLHDGDQWLIENYRINHITAASLQNFTLRPSTTPLILAAAFSEGAFDVQIGQRSFSFAGLPFAGVEVENLVAAFPDTTQFMNDRFSRSLVEPLMDSHTIVHLATHAAFVPGSPADSFILFGNGDRLSLEELNSEDWRGRFNRVELIVLSACETGVGDDLGNGAEILGFGYLMQEAGASAAIASLWAVSDGGTQTLMDAFYANLNQQMSKAEALRQAQIALITGDLTASGVERGASIDVISTRTGLPIAVVETLSHPYYWAPFILIGNGL from the coding sequence ATGAACGCGAAACTTTTGTCTCTGCTAACTTCGTTGCTCGTGATGCCCGCTGCTGTGGTGCTGTTGCCATCTGCACCGGTGGAGGCTCAGGTTACGGTTGCCCAGACCGATGCGGCGGCGTTGCTTGATGAGGGCGATCGCCTCCTCCAGCAGGGCGTTCAGCAGTATCAGGTAAGCGAGTTTCAAGCTGCCTTACAGTCCTGGCAGCAGGCACTAGAACTTTATCAAGATCCATTTGTACAAACTGCATTTCCTCAAGAGAGCCGTCAAGGAGAAGGAAATGCACTACGGCGCTTAGGCAATGTTGACTTTGTGCTAGGTCAACACGAGCAAGCGATTGACCTTTATGAGCAAGCCCTTGAAATTGCCCGCGAGGTTGAAGATCACCAAGGGGAGGGATATGTCTTAAACAATTTGGGCAATATTTCTTCTGTACTAGGTCAGTACGATCAATCCATTGACTTTTATGAGCAAGCCCTTGAAGTTGCCTGTAAGATGGGCGATCGCCGTGGAGAAGGAGATGCTCTAGACGGTCTGGGTAATGCTTACTGGCTTCTAGGTCAATATCAACAAGCCATTGACCTCTATGAGCAAAGTCTTACCATTTTCCGTGAAATTGACGATCGCCAAGAAGAAGGAACTGTATTGCATAATCTGGGCAATGCTTACGCTGATTTGGGTCAATATCAACAAGCTATTGACTTTTATGAGCACAGTCTTGCCATTTTCCGTGAAATTGACGATCGCGAGGGAGAAGGAGCTGCACTAGGTGGTCTGGGCAATGCTTATACTGCTTTGAGTCAATATCAACAGGCGATAGCCTTCCATGAGCAACGTCTAACGATAGCCCGCGATATTGGCGATCGTCAGGGAGAAGGAAACGCCCTGAACAATCTGGGCATTATTTACGATTATCTGGGGCAGTATCAACAAGCCATCGACTTCTATGAGCAACGTCTAGCAATTGCCCGCAATATTGGCGATCGTCAAGGAGAAGGAGCCACACTGAGCAATCTAGGAATTATTTACAATCAGCTAGGGCAGTATCAACAAGCCATTGACTTCTATACGCAAAGTCTTGCCCTTGCCCACGATATCGACGATCACGCTGGAGATAGAGCCTTATTAGACAATTTGGGCATTGCTTATCTGAATCTGAGTCAATATCAACAGGCGATTGCCTTCCATGAGCAAAGTCTAGTGATTGCCCGCGAGATCAACGATCGTCAGGGAGAAGGCGAAGCACTGAGCAATTTGGGTAATGCTTATCTGAATCTGGATCAATATCAACAAGCGATTGGCTTTTATGAGCAAAGTCTTGCCATTTTCCGTGAGATTGGCAATCGCCAGGGAGAAGGTACCGTACTGGGTAATCTGGGTGTTACTTACCGGAATCTTGATCAGTCTCAGGAGGCGCTTGAGAAATATCAGCAGGCACTTACCGTTGCTCAGGAAATTGGCGATCGCTCCAGTGAAGGATTGTGGCTCAGTAACATAGGCTTCCTGCTGGCTCAGCAAGATCAACCCGAACTCGCCATTGTGTTCTACAAACAATCGGTTAACGTCCGAGAATCCATTCGGGCGGATATTCGTGGCTTATCTCAAGAACAACAGCAGTCCTACACCGAAACTATTGCAGCAGACTATCGTGCCCTTGTCGACCTCCTCCTGCAACAAAACCGCATCCTCGAAGCCCAGCGCGTCCTCGATCTATTGCGGGTGCAAGAACTGGATGACTACCTTCATGGCGTTCGCAGCACGGCCCAAACCGAGAGCGGCATCACCCTACGCGACCCAGAACAGGACATCAGTAACCGCGTCATTGCCGTCGGCTACGAACTCGCTCAATTGCGCGACATTCCCCCCAGCCAACTCACCGATGTCCAACTCCAGCGCCTCGGCGAACTGGATACGACTCAACGCGAACTCTCCGCTGACTTCCAAGGGTTCCTCAACAGTCCCGAAATTCAAACGTTAGTCGCCCAGCTCGATACCAGTCTGCAAGAACAGGACATCCTTGCCCGCGCCGATGAGTTCATTAACCTGCAAAATAATCTGCGTGCCATCGACCAAAACGCGGTGATGATCTACCCGCTGATCTTGGAAGACCGTTTGGAACTCGTCCTTGTCACCCCCTTCAGCGAACCTGCCCGCTACCCCGTCTCCGTTGACTCCGCCGACCTCAACACCGCCATTGTAGAATTCCGCCAAGCCCTCGACGATCCCCGCAGCGACCCAAGAGCGATCGCTCAGCAACTCTACACCTGGCTGATTGCCCCCATGGAGAACGACCTAGAAGCCATTGGAGCTGAAACCATCCTCTATGCTCCCGATGGAGCTCTGCGCTACATTCCCCTAGCAGTCCTGCACGACGGCGACCAATGGCTGATTGAGAACTACCGCATCAACCACATCACCGCCGCCAGTCTGCAAAATTTCACCCTACGTCCCAGCACCACTCCCCTGATCTTAGCCGCCGCGTTCAGTGAAGGAGCCTTTGACGTTCAGATTGGTCAGCGGTCATTTTCCTTTGCGGGTCTCCCCTTTGCTGGAGTAGAAGTGGAGAATCTGGTCGCTGCTTTTCCTGACACCACCCAGTTTATGAACGATCGCTTCAGCCGTTCTCTCGTAGAGCCATTGATGGACAGCCACACGATTGTGCATTTGGCCACCCATGCCGCCTTTGTACCCGGTTCCCCAGCAGACTCGTTTATTTTATTTGGTAATGGCGATCGCCTGTCGCTAGAAGAATTGAACAGCGAGGACTGGCGAGGACGCTTCAATCGGGTGGAGTTGATTGTGCTGAGTGCCTGTGAAACGGGGGTGGGCGATGATCTAGGCAACGGGGCTGAAATCCTTGGGTTTGGCTATCTGATGCAAGAAGCGGGGGCTTCAGCAGCGATCGCTTCCCTCTGGGCTGTGAGTGATGGCGGCACCCAAACCTTGATGGATGCCTTCTACGCCAATCTGAACCAGCAGATGAGCAAGGCTGAAGCTCTGCGACAAGCTCAGATTGCCTTGATTACCGGCGATCTAACTGCCTCCGGCGTAGAGCGCGGTGCCAGCATCGATGTGATCAGCACCCGCACCGGCCTACCGATCGCTGTTGTAGAGACCCTGTCCCATCCCTACTACTGGGCACCGTTTATCCTCATTGGCAACGGATTGTAA
- a CDS encoding DUF4160 domain-containing protein: MPEVARFYGIVIKVFFGDHPPPHFHAIYGEYVALIGIESLEVIEGDLPNRAQKLVLDWATLYQQDLLQMWNTQEFRKLPPLD, encoded by the coding sequence ATGCCAGAAGTTGCACGATTTTATGGGATTGTGATCAAAGTCTTTTTTGGCGATCATCCTCCTCCACATTTTCATGCCATCTACGGTGAGTATGTTGCACTCATTGGCATTGAATCCCTTGAAGTGATTGAAGGCGACTTGCCAAATCGAGCGCAGAAACTTGTTCTCGACTGGGCAACCCTCTATCAGCAAGATTTGTTACAAATGTGGAATACTCAAGAATTTCGCAAACTGCCACCGCTGGATTAA
- a CDS encoding trypsin-like peptidase domain-containing protein: MKTILHRLTLLMAASFMFTVTVGDRPSNSTAWATPAPEAEQNQPVAESESQIRVLPLDELYLLGLLPQPEAIIPEALEAQGLSIHPQDTRGIIDVDDRLELTSRRYPWSAIGRIIIADSDGFVMGHCSGTLVAPRTVLTNAHCVINPSTGKLYPALQFQPNVINNAVLDLADVANVEAVWSGTDFTENNSPPNAGDWAFMLLDQPLGDRYGTIPWMPLSVDELMENYAEQLVMVGYSGDYPRDRPVSSAGVHLGCSVVGTYEGSIAHDCDTFGGSSGGPILTWIDDQAYIVGLNSAEETTNTVVDTFINSSGVERPVYEGVINFGVDITRIVEFVGQNGLGGDR, from the coding sequence ATGAAGACAATATTGCATCGACTGACGCTACTGATGGCCGCAAGTTTTATGTTTACAGTAACGGTAGGCGATCGCCCGTCAAATTCTACCGCCTGGGCAACACCTGCTCCTGAAGCTGAACAGAATCAACCTGTGGCTGAATCAGAGAGTCAAATCCGAGTACTGCCTCTAGACGAACTGTATTTACTAGGTCTCTTGCCGCAACCTGAAGCCATTATTCCAGAAGCACTAGAAGCACAAGGCTTATCTATCCATCCTCAAGATACCAGGGGCATCATCGATGTGGATGATCGATTGGAGTTGACAAGTCGGCGTTATCCTTGGTCGGCGATTGGGCGCATTATCATCGCTGATTCAGATGGGTTCGTGATGGGACATTGTTCGGGAACGTTAGTTGCGCCCCGTACGGTGCTGACCAATGCCCACTGCGTTATCAATCCGTCAACGGGAAAACTCTACCCTGCACTTCAGTTCCAACCTAATGTCATTAATAATGCGGTTTTGGATCTGGCCGATGTTGCTAATGTTGAGGCAGTGTGGTCTGGTACTGATTTTACTGAGAATAATTCACCACCGAATGCAGGTGATTGGGCATTTATGTTACTTGATCAACCGTTGGGCGATCGCTACGGTACGATTCCCTGGATGCCGCTGTCGGTTGATGAATTGATGGAAAACTACGCTGAACAGTTGGTGATGGTGGGATATTCTGGCGACTATCCTAGAGACCGTCCGGTGAGTAGTGCTGGGGTACATCTGGGTTGCAGTGTCGTGGGTACCTACGAAGGTAGCATTGCCCATGATTGTGATACTTTTGGTGGATCGTCGGGTGGTCCAATCCTGACATGGATTGATGATCAGGCTTATATTGTGGGGCTAAATTCGGCAGAAGAAACAACCAATACGGTCGTGGATACCTTTATCAACAGTAGTGGGGTTGAGCGTCCAGTCTATGAGGGTGTGATCAATTTTGGGGTGGATATCACTCGGATTGTGGAGTTTGTGGGGCAAAACGGGCTGGGGGGCGATCGCTGA
- a CDS encoding tetratricopeptide repeat protein has product MPPLSSLLAVLTLTAATLPSSGSPATENPVLWQSPITGEMLNPVVEPPQAIHLDIKPFGQRPDLPLLPTSQGLGNLAPLLPQTGLKQDGTAALLDVEGQLEDGDEALPDSSLYDLYTFNGEAGQLIEIRLSSEAFDTYLILLSPDGERVAENDDSVEGLNSIIYIQLSETGQYSVIANAYNAMGRGRYRLTVAAISAEEYQRGQESARASAEANQLFQQGLEQFNRSQFREAITSWEQALEIVRAMDNRQGEGTVLNALGEAYRNLAQYQQAIDLYEEALAIAREIGNRRGEGSALTNLGSAYLHLSQYERAIDFYEQALVITRESGNRTVEGAILGNLGVAYRNLGQYERAIDFYEQALAISREISDRASEGADLTNLGNAYLSLGQYERTIDLLEQALTIFRELGVRAEEGTVLGNLGVAYRNLGQYERAIDFHEQHLIIAREIGDRAGEGRALGNLGIAYNSLGRYERAIDFYEQSLAIAREIGNRAGEGHALGNLGFAYRGLDQDDRALEQYGQALTLFNELGARAEEATALSYIGVLLNDQNQTELAIIFLKASVDVREAIRGDIRGLDTDLQQSFTDTVADDYRLLADLLLQQDRILEAQRVLDLLKVQELDEYLAGDIRRNAQTASGVAYLQPEQTILERYGQLQANAIALGQERARLNAQQRQAPLTPAQSQRLDELVSLEQDLARDFNSFVWSDDIQDLLAPLSPQVLRQTVDLEDLAALRNNLGELDAALIYPLVLEDRIELVITTANTEPLRRTVQIPRTQLNAAITRFRQALEDPRNDAQTPAQELYGWLIEPLEADLEAAGVTTLIYAPDASLRYIPPAAFHDGDQWLAQRFQVNHITAQSLQELTAQPFEAPRILAAAFADPSITYNIDGIPLQGLSFAGVEVTQLAAALPDRTVTLLDRAFDLNTVLRELGGINILHLATHGVMVEGEAQDSFILFGSGEAPTLADVATWSLEDIDLVVLSACDTGLGGFDNNGEQILGLGYQFQRRGAKAVIASLWQVSDQGTQVLMTAFYDALNQDMTKNAALQAAQMALITGDFTAVGGERGTASIVVLNSATGEAVTTDGSDLSHPYYWAPFILIGNGL; this is encoded by the coding sequence ATGCCTCCCCTTTCCTCTCTCCTCGCTGTCCTCACCCTCACCGCTGCTACCCTCCCCAGCAGCGGATCGCCTGCTACCGAGAACCCAGTGCTTTGGCAGTCTCCCATAACTGGTGAGATGCTGAACCCGGTAGTGGAACCGCCACAAGCCATCCACTTAGATATCAAGCCATTTGGACAGCGACCTGACTTACCCTTACTTCCAACATCGCAAGGACTGGGGAACTTGGCACCTTTACTACCCCAAACTGGATTAAAGCAGGATGGAACAGCAGCTCTGCTAGACGTAGAAGGGCAACTAGAGGATGGCGATGAGGCCTTGCCAGATAGCAGTCTATACGACCTTTACACCTTTAATGGTGAAGCTGGGCAGTTGATCGAAATTCGCCTCAGTAGCGAGGCCTTTGACACATATTTAATTCTGCTTAGCCCAGACGGCGAGAGGGTTGCAGAAAACGATGATAGCGTTGAGGGGCTGAATTCAATCATCTATATTCAGTTGTCTGAAACAGGTCAATACTCAGTGATTGCCAATGCTTATAATGCTATGGGTCGAGGGCGCTATAGGCTGACGGTAGCGGCTATTAGTGCTGAGGAGTATCAACGGGGACAGGAGAGTGCACGTGCGAGTGCAGAAGCTAATCAACTCTTTCAACAAGGGCTGGAGCAATTTAACCGCAGCCAGTTTCGGGAGGCGATTACCTCTTGGGAACAGGCGTTAGAAATCGTCCGTGCGATGGATAATCGCCAGGGTGAAGGCACTGTGCTGAATGCACTGGGGGAAGCCTATAGAAATCTGGCTCAATACCAACAAGCGATTGATTTATATGAGGAAGCTCTCGCGATCGCCCGTGAGATTGGCAATCGCCGTGGTGAAGGCTCTGCCCTAACTAATTTGGGCAGTGCTTATCTTCACCTGAGTCAGTACGAGCGCGCCATTGACTTCTATGAACAAGCCCTAGTGATTACCCGTGAGAGTGGTAATCGCACTGTTGAAGGGGCTATCTTGGGGAACTTGGGTGTTGCTTACCGCAATCTGGGTCAGTACGAGCGCGCTATTGACTTTTATGAACAAGCCTTAGCCATTTCCCGTGAAATTAGTGATCGCGCTAGTGAAGGGGCCGACCTGACAAATTTGGGCAATGCTTACCTCAGTCTAGGTCAGTACGAGCGCACCATTGACCTCCTTGAACAAGCTCTGACGATCTTCCGCGAACTCGGTGTCCGGGCTGAAGAAGGTACCGTCTTAGGGAACTTGGGTGTTGCTTACCGCAATCTGGGTCAGTACGAGCGCGCTATTGACTTTCATGAACAACACCTAATAATCGCCCGCGAGATAGGCGATCGCGCTGGGGAAGGTCGAGCCCTGGGTAATTTGGGAATTGCTTACAACAGCCTGGGTCGTTACGAGCGCGCCATTGACTTTTATGAACAATCCCTAGCGATCGCCCGCGAGATTGGCAATCGCGCTGGAGAAGGGCATGCCCTAGGCAATTTGGGATTTGCTTACCGTGGTCTGGATCAGGATGACCGCGCCCTAGAGCAGTATGGCCAAGCCCTCACCCTGTTCAACGAACTCGGTGCCCGTGCTGAAGAAGCCACTGCCCTCAGTTACATTGGTGTTCTCCTGAATGACCAAAATCAAACCGAACTGGCCATCATTTTCCTCAAAGCCAGCGTTGATGTGCGGGAAGCGATTCGCGGCGACATTCGCGGCCTCGACACCGACCTCCAGCAATCCTTCACCGACACCGTTGCTGATGACTACCGCCTCCTGGCCGACCTACTGCTGCAACAGGATCGCATCCTCGAAGCCCAGCGCGTCCTTGACCTGCTCAAAGTCCAAGAACTCGACGAGTACCTGGCCGGAGACATCCGCCGCAATGCCCAGACCGCCAGTGGAGTCGCCTATCTCCAGCCCGAGCAGACCATCCTCGAACGCTACGGACAGCTCCAGGCCAACGCAATTGCTCTGGGGCAAGAACGGGCCCGCCTCAACGCCCAACAACGACAAGCCCCCCTCACCCCCGCCCAATCTCAGCGGTTAGATGAACTGGTCAGCCTAGAGCAAGACCTCGCCAGAGACTTTAACAGCTTTGTTTGGAGTGACGACATTCAAGACCTGCTGGCCCCCCTCAGCCCCCAAGTCCTGCGGCAGACCGTGGATTTAGAAGACCTTGCCGCCCTCCGCAACAACCTCGGTGAACTCGATGCCGCCCTAATTTATCCCCTCGTGCTAGAAGATAGGATAGAACTGGTGATCACCACCGCCAACACCGAACCCCTGCGGCGCACCGTGCAGATTCCCCGCACCCAACTCAACGCCGCCATCACCCGCTTCCGCCAGGCCCTAGAAGATCCCCGCAATGATGCCCAAACCCCCGCTCAAGAACTCTACGGTTGGCTGATCGAACCCCTCGAAGCTGACCTCGAAGCGGCGGGCGTCACCACCCTGATCTACGCCCCCGATGCCTCCCTGCGCTACATCCCCCCCGCTGCCTTCCACGACGGCGACCAATGGCTAGCCCAGCGCTTCCAAGTCAACCACATCACTGCTCAATCTCTCCAAGAACTCACGGCCCAGCCCTTCGAAGCGCCCCGCATTCTGGCCGCCGCCTTCGCCGACCCCAGCATCACCTACAACATCGACGGCATTCCCCTACAGGGTTTATCTTTCGCCGGCGTTGAAGTCACCCAACTGGCCGCTGCCCTCCCCGATCGCACCGTCACCCTTCTGGATCGCGCCTTTGACCTGAATACCGTCCTGCGGGAACTGGGCGGCATCAACATTTTGCACCTGGCCACCCATGGGGTCATGGTGGAAGGAGAAGCCCAGGATTCCTTCATTCTCTTTGGCAGCGGCGAGGCTCCCACCCTAGCAGACGTGGCTACCTGGTCATTGGAGGATATTGACCTGGTGGTGCTGAGTGCCTGCGACACAGGTCTCGGCGGCTTCGACAACAACGGCGAACAAATCCTAGGGCTGGGCTACCAGTTCCAGCGGCGGGGGGCCAAGGCTGTGATCGCTTCCCTCTGGCAGGTGAGCGACCAGGGCACCCAAGTGTTGATGACCGCCTTCTATGACGCTCTGAATCAGGACATGACTAAAAATGCCGCCTTGCAAGCCGCGCAGATGGCCCTGATTACTGGAGACTTTACAGCGGTCGGGGGAGAGCGAGGCACGGCTAGCATTGTCGTGCTTAACAGTGCTACGGGTGAAGCAGTGACGACCGACGGGAGCGATCTCAGCCATCCCTACTATTGGGCACCGTTCATTCTGATTGGCAATGGTCTGTAG
- a CDS encoding DUF2442 domain-containing protein: MNYPRIHTAQVLDDTTLLIEFTNQEQKIYDISPLLNRPMFAPLRSPAFFKNFQIEPGGYAIAWNTEIDLSEYELWKNGVPIHPGISRMT; encoded by the coding sequence ATGAACTATCCTCGAATCCATACAGCTCAAGTCCTCGATGACACGACTCTCCTCATCGAATTTACCAACCAAGAGCAGAAAATCTACGACATTAGCCCGCTGCTCAATCGCCCCATGTTTGCACCCTTGCGTTCACCCGCCTTTTTCAAAAACTTCCAGATTGAACCCGGCGGATATGCGATCGCCTGGAACACAGAGATTGACCTAAGCGAATACGAACTGTGGAAAAATGGGGTTCCGATCCATCCTGGCATATCTAGAATGACCTAG